The following proteins come from a genomic window of Aphelocoma coerulescens isolate FSJ_1873_10779 chromosome 29, UR_Acoe_1.0, whole genome shotgun sequence:
- the LETMD1 gene encoding LETM1 domain-containing protein 1 isoform X2: MALSRAAARGGLWRLGPAALSPSRGRMEPQLALGVSRCQVCCQVCSQVRRCQGRSLSTRAASRALVAAVAAAARRVNARYEQYLERSFPRFYVLHSTFKTGVQALFLEVKEIRKIKSKMSRQRLSTQQLPYRDMERLRQAVPQGCAQGHSHRDHRHPALRQLPGHCLDVFLPTAAPDPPVLDTQAAGGVPGCLRLHPEGLLPRRGAEPGAGSAFPARAPAPGAPAAALCPGAGRCPAPPGPALGREELVLWISAGAEQAPGGSCESPEPGAVPDPTPAGLFPAVSAAEPRPGDPTPGPGPAAPGPGAAL; this comes from the exons ATGGCGCTGTCCAGGGCCGCTGCCCGTGGGGGGCTCTGGcgcctcggccccgccgccctGAGCCCCTCTCGGGGGCGGATGGAGCCGCAACTCGCTCTGGGAGTGTCCAG GTGCCAGGtgtgttgccaggtgtgttcccaGGTGCGCAGGTGCCAGGGGCGTTCCCTCTCCACCCGCGCCGCCTCCCGCGCCCTCGTGGCCGCCGTGGCCGCCGCAGCCCGGCGGGTCAACGCCAGGTACGAGCAGTACCTGGAGAGAAGCTTCCCCCGGTTCTATGTCCTGCACAGCACCTTCAAAACAG gagtCCAGGCACTCTTCCTGGAAGTGAAGGAAATCAGGAAAATCAAGTCCAAGATGTCCCGGCAGCGGCTGAGCACGCAGCAGCTCCCGTACCGCGACATGGAGCGGCTGCGCCAG GCAGTTCCGCAGGGATGTGCTCAAGGCCATTCCCATCGGGATCATCGCCATCCCGCCCTTCGCCAACTTCCTGGTCATTGTCTTGAT gTATTTCTTCCCACGGCAGCTCCTGATCCGCCAGTTCTGGACACCCAAGCAGCAGGTGGAGTTCCTGGATGCCTACGACTCCATCCGGAGGGGCTCCTACCCCGCCGTGGTGCGGAGCCTGGCGCTGGCAGCGCGTTCCCTGCCCgagccccagccccgggagctcctgcagcagctctgtgcccag GTGCAGGGAGGTGCCCGGCcccacctggcccagctcttGGCCGTGAGGAACTCGTTCTCTGGATCTCTGCTGGCGCTGAACAAGCTCCAGGTGGATCATGTG agagccctgagccaggtgctGTTCCTGACCCCACACCTGCCGGCCTTTTTCCTGCGGTATCGGCTGCGGAGCCACGTCCTGGAGATCCGACACCTGGAccgggccctgctgcgcctGGGCCTGGGGCAGCTCTCTGA
- the LOC138100087 gene encoding forkhead box protein J1-like: MVCPSPGLSSQEQSSTSKEEQHGGEPDLLWLANLTGAHIGLAPICQDPEDRCSIWENLVSLVDFQCPGFPLTAEELCQYIHIPRTSSSTTCTSTVTTRQAVPQPPPPTGDIDYKSNAHVRPPYSYATLICMAMEASKKPKITLADICKWISDNFRYFRRADPSWQSSIRHNLCINKRFIKVPREKGEPGRGAFWKLHPRYAEQLKNGTTKGAQQEAQRVLSPATLACSSPSSLEVGAELQQLLQEFEAQRVLSPATLACSSPSSLEVGAELQQLLQEFEEFESSHSWNPVENEAGQQQQQHQQPLAEASWLPSSASGPQEEPSELTELKGSIDWEALLDFAPEQGDFSALEHLELPLPTPPLHPTAQGQHLGWPQGQQQVLPEASPTKLGLDEALMATAFLEAVWHEEVGDNPSNGISAVQGAENIQASLPEDDAIDWESLAHTGLY, encoded by the exons ATGGTGTGCCCCAGCCCCGGGCTCAGCTCTCAGGAGCAATCGAGCACCAGCAAGGAAGAGCAGCATGGTGGCGAGCCAGACCTGCTGTGGCTGGCCAACCTCACAGGCGCCCACATCGGCTTGGCCCCGATCTGCCAGGACCCCGAGGATCGCTGCAGCATCTGGGAGAATCTGGTGAGTCTGGTGGACTTCCAGTGCCCAGGCTTTCCCCTGACCGCTGAGGAGCTGTGCCAGTACATCCATATTCCCCGCAcgtcctcctccaccacctgcACGAGCACCGTGACCACGCGCCAGGCCGTGCCCCAGCCCCCTCCGCCCACGGGGGACATCGACTACAAGAGCAACGCGCACGTCAGGCCGCCCTACTCCTACGCCACCCTCATCTGCATGGCCATGGAAGCCAGCAAGAAGCCCAAAATCACCCTCGCAGACATCTGCAAGTGGATCAGCGACAACTTCCGCTACTTCCGCCGTGCCGATCCCAGCTGGCAG AGCTCCATCCGGCACAACCTCTGCATCAACAAGCGCTTCATCAAGGTGCCCCGGGAGAAGGGCGAGCCAGGCAGAGGTGCTTTTTGGAAGCTTCACCCCCGATACGCTGAGCAGCTCAAGAACGGCACCACCAAAGGAGCCCAGCAAGAAGCACAGCGTGTCCTCAGCCCGGCCACTTTGGCCTGCAGCTCCCCGAGCAGCCTCGAGGTAGGCgcggagctgcagcagctgctgcaagagtTTGAAGCACAGCGTGTCCTCAGCCCGGCCACTTTGGCCTGCAGCTCCCCGAGCAGCCTCGAGGTAGGCgcggagctgcagcagctgctgcaagagtTTGAAGAGTTtgaaagcagccacagctggaaCCCTGTGGAGAACGaagcggggcagcagcagcagcagcaccagcagccactGGCCGAGGCCTCTTggcttcccagctctgcctcggGGCCCCAGGAAGAGCCGAGCGAGCTGACGGAGCTGAAGGGCAGCATTGACTGGGAGGCTCTCCTCGACTTTGCCCCGGAGCAAGGAGACTTCTCCGCTCTTGAGCACCTGGAGCTCCCACTTCCCACCCCACCCCTGCACCCGACGGCACAAGGGCAGCACCTGGGCTGGCCCCAAGGCCAGCAGCAAGTCCTCCCCGAAGCCAGCCCCACCAAGCTGGGCTTGGATGAAGCCCTGATGGCCACAGCTTTCCTGGAGGCTGTCTGGCACGAGGAGGTGGGAGACAACCCCTCCAATGGCATCTCCGCTGTGCAGGGGGCTGAAAACATCCAGGCCTCTTTGCCAGAGGACGATGCCATAGATTGGGAATCTCTGGCCCACACAGGACTCTATTAG
- the LETMD1 gene encoding LETM1 domain-containing protein 1 isoform X1, whose amino-acid sequence MALSRAAARGGLWRLGPAALSPSRGRMEPQLALGVSRCQVCCQVCSQVRRCQGRSLSTRAASRALVAAVAAAARRVNARYEQYLERSFPRFYVLHSTFKTGVQALFLEVKEIRKIKSKMSRQRLSTQQLPYRDMERLRQFRRDVLKAIPIGIIAIPPFANFLVIVLMYFFPRQLLIRQFWTPKQQVEFLDAYDSIRRGSYPAVVRSLALAARSLPEPQPRELLQQLCAQVQGGARPHLAQLLAVRNSFSGSLLALNKLQVDHVRALSQVLFLTPHLPAFFLRYRLRSHVLEIRHLDRALLRLGLGQLSEEELRAACYLRGLNSTHLGRAECRAWLEQWLRLSCELQASEASLLAHSMVLLSLNYSRPPE is encoded by the exons ATGGCGCTGTCCAGGGCCGCTGCCCGTGGGGGGCTCTGGcgcctcggccccgccgccctGAGCCCCTCTCGGGGGCGGATGGAGCCGCAACTCGCTCTGGGAGTGTCCAG GTGCCAGGtgtgttgccaggtgtgttcccaGGTGCGCAGGTGCCAGGGGCGTTCCCTCTCCACCCGCGCCGCCTCCCGCGCCCTCGTGGCCGCCGTGGCCGCCGCAGCCCGGCGGGTCAACGCCAGGTACGAGCAGTACCTGGAGAGAAGCTTCCCCCGGTTCTATGTCCTGCACAGCACCTTCAAAACAG gagtCCAGGCACTCTTCCTGGAAGTGAAGGAAATCAGGAAAATCAAGTCCAAGATGTCCCGGCAGCGGCTGAGCACGCAGCAGCTCCCGTACCGCGACATGGAGCGGCTGCGCCAG TTCCGCAGGGATGTGCTCAAGGCCATTCCCATCGGGATCATCGCCATCCCGCCCTTCGCCAACTTCCTGGTCATTGTCTTGAT gTATTTCTTCCCACGGCAGCTCCTGATCCGCCAGTTCTGGACACCCAAGCAGCAGGTGGAGTTCCTGGATGCCTACGACTCCATCCGGAGGGGCTCCTACCCCGCCGTGGTGCGGAGCCTGGCGCTGGCAGCGCGTTCCCTGCCCgagccccagccccgggagctcctgcagcagctctgtgcccag GTGCAGGGAGGTGCCCGGCcccacctggcccagctcttGGCCGTGAGGAACTCGTTCTCTGGATCTCTGCTGGCGCTGAACAAGCTCCAGGTGGATCATGTG agagccctgagccaggtgctGTTCCTGACCCCACACCTGCCGGCCTTTTTCCTGCGGTATCGGCTGCGGAGCCACGTCCTGGAGATCCGACACCTGGAccgggccctgctgcgcctGGGCCTGGGGCAGCTCTCTGAGGAGGAGCTCCGAGCG gccTGTTACCTGCGTGGGCTGAACTCCACTCACCTGGGCCGGGCCGAGTGCCGAGCGTGGCTGGAGCAGTGGCTCAGGCTCTCCTGTGAGCTCCAAG CCTCCGAAGCTTCGCTCCTGGCCCACAGCATGGTCCTGCTGTCCCTCAACTACAGCCGGCCCCCAGAGTGA